From the Micromonospora lupini genome, one window contains:
- a CDS encoding acyl carrier protein has product MRAEVRAFVVEQLADMNYDVEGLDDDTTLGPSGVDLESLALADLSVRVEDRYGLTFADDESEKLALMTVGEFTTMVADRVAEATSDNS; this is encoded by the coding sequence ATGAGAGCCGAGGTCCGTGCCTTCGTCGTCGAGCAGCTCGCCGACATGAACTACGACGTCGAGGGGCTCGACGACGACACCACGCTCGGCCCGTCCGGCGTCGACCTGGAATCGCTTGCCCTGGCCGACCTGTCCGTCCGCGTCGAGGACCGCTACGGCCTGACGTTCGCCGACGACGAGTCGGAGAAGCTGGCCCTGATGACGGTCGGCGAGTTCACCACAATGGTCGCCGACCGCGTCGCCGAGGCGACGAGCGACAACTCCTGA